Genomic segment of Mytilus edulis chromosome 12, xbMytEdul2.2, whole genome shotgun sequence:
AAAGATAAAGGTTATCATTGCTTTGTTTATATCAGAGCTACTGGGAGTGTAAACAGCATGTCACAGGCTACTGAAAAATTTAGTAATCTAAATAAAATGTCATCTTTTTCTCTAGATAAAATGTCGTCTTTTTCTCTAGATAAAATGTCATCTTTTTCTCTAGATGAAATGTCATCTTTTTCTTTAGATAAAATGTCATCTTTTTCTCTAGatgaaatgtcatttttttctctaGATGAAATGTCATCTTTTTCTCTAGATAAAATGTCATCTTTTTCTCTAGATAAAATGTCATCTTTTTCTCTAGATGAAATGTCATCTTTTTCTTTAGATAAAATGTCATCTTTTTCTCTAGATAAAATGTCATCTTTTTCTCTAGATGAAATGTCATCTTTTTCTCTAGATGAAATGTCATCTTTTTCTCTAGATGAAATGTCGTCTTTTTCTCTAGATGAAATGTCATCTTTTTCTCTAGATAAAATGTCATCTTTTTCTCTAGATGAAATGTCATCTTTTTCTCTAGATAAAATGTCGTCTTTTTTTCTAGATGAAATGTCATCTTTTTCTCTAGATAAAATGTCATCTTTTTCTCTGGATGAAATGTCATCTTTTTCTCTA
This window contains:
- the LOC139497729 gene encoding nipped-B-like protein B gives rise to the protein MVWKLDGQKKDDISFREKDDISSREKDDISSREKDDISSREKDDISFREKDDISSREKDDISSREKDDISSREKDDISFREKDDILSREKDDISSREKDDISSREKDDISSREKDDISSREKDDILSREKDDILSREKDDISSREKDDISSREKDDILSREKDDISSRKKDDILSREKDDISSREKDDILSREKDDISSREKDDISSREKDDISSREKDDISSREKDDILSREKDDILSKEKDDISSREKDDILSREKDDILSREKDDISSREKNDISSREKDDILSKEKDDISSREKDDILSREKDDILSREKDDILFRLLNFSVACDMLFTLPVALI